One genomic window of Choloepus didactylus isolate mChoDid1 chromosome 27, mChoDid1.pri, whole genome shotgun sequence includes the following:
- the LOC119521284 gene encoding LOW QUALITY PROTEIN: EP300-interacting inhibitor of differentiation 2-like (The sequence of the model RefSeq protein was modified relative to this genomic sequence to represent the inferred CDS: inserted 1 base in 1 codon) has translation MSELPAESRTPQPGAATGGSDVPPAEIGGGRLKPASARPEEXRLAEIARLLEPEEEEGPESRPRNDRGLAALPYLCLRHPLIVLGITSQQFIRHYLENYPVAAGRIHALEGRRRRFVEAGRAGEAAFDAEYQRNPQEMDFDGLTFTISLTASEVINPLIEELGCDKITNRE, from the exons ATGTCCGAGCTGCCCGCAGAGAGCCGGACCCCACAGCCGGGCGCCGCGACTGGCGGCAGCGACGTCCCGCCAGCGGAGATAGGCGGCGGGAGGCTGAAGCCGGCCTCGGCGCGGCCGGAGG CCCGGTTGGCAGAGATCGCCCGGTTGTTGGAGCCTGAGGAGGAAGAGGGTCCTGAGAGCAGGCCGAGGAACGACCGAGGCCTGGCTGCACTGCCATATCTCTGCCTCCGTCATCCGCTTATAGTCTTAGGAATTACTTCCCAGCAGTTCATCCGCCACTATCTGGAAAACTACCCCGTTGCCGCGGGCAGAATACACGCTCTTGAAGGACGCCGCAGGCGGTTTGTGGAAGCCGGCAGAGCTGGGGAAGCAGCGTTTGATGCCGAGTATCAGCGGAATCCTCAGGAGATGGATTTTGATGGTTTAACATTTACCATATCTCTGACTGCATCTGAAGTTATCAATCCTCTGATAGAAGAACTTGGTTGTGATAAGATTACCAATAGAGAATAG